The Coffea arabica cultivar ET-39 chromosome 4e, Coffea Arabica ET-39 HiFi, whole genome shotgun sequence genome includes a window with the following:
- the LOC113742371 gene encoding uncharacterized mitochondrial protein AtMg00810-like produces MDVKNAFLHGDLKEDIYMTPPPGLFSTPSGDVCKLKRSLYGLKQAPRAWFDKFRSTLLGFSFVQIQYDSSLFLCKTSKGIVILLVYVDDIVITGTDYALISQLQDYLQRCFHMKDLGSLQYFLGLEVYSSSTGIFLTQHKYIRELIALAGLQDGRSVDTPLEVNVKYRHDEGDLISDPSLYRQLVGSLNYLTITRPDISFAVQQVSQFMQAPRHLHLAAVRRIVRYLKGTSSRGLFFPANSPIRLIAYSNADWTGCSDTRRSVTGWCMFLGTSLVSWKSKKQDRASKSSTESEYRAMSSPCSEIVWLRGLLGELGFPQKGSTPLHADNTSAIQIAANLVFHERTKHIEVDCHSIRESYDAQVISLPHIPTDLQIADVFTKALSKNRHHFLVDKLMLVDQPTSI; encoded by the coding sequence ATGGACGTTAAGAATGCCTTTTTACATGGAGATCTGAAAGAAGACATTTATATGACTCCACCACCAGGGTTATTCTCCACACCTTCAGGTGATGTTTGTAAGTTGAAACGATCACTCTATGGTTTGAAACAAGCTCCACGTGCTTGGTTTGATAAATTTCGTTCCACACTTCTTGGTTTCTCCTTTGTCCAAATCCAGTATGATTCCTCTTTGTTTCTTTGCAAGACATCTAAAGGCATTGTCATACTTcttgtatatgttgatgatattgttATTACCGGGACTGATTATGCATTGATTTCTCAACTTCAAGACTATCTTCAACGTTGTTTCCATATGAAGGACCTGGGTTCTTTACAGTATTTTTTAGGTCTTGAGGTATATTCTAGTTCCACCGGTATTTTCTTAACTCAGCACAAATACATTCGGGAGTTAATTGCTTTGGCTGGTCTTCAAGATGGTCGATCCGTTGATACCCCTTTGGAAGTGAATGTTAAGTATCGTCATGATGAAGGTGATCTTATCTCTGATCCGTCTTTATATCGACAGCTGGTGGGTAGTCTAAACTACCTGACTATTACTCGTCCTGATATCTCTTTTGCTGTTCAACAAGTTAGTCAGTTTATGCAAGCACCTCGGCACCTTCATTTGGCAGCTGTTCGCCGCATTGTTCgctatttgaaaggcacttcTTCTCGTGGTCTTTTCTTTCCAGCAAACTCTCCTATTCGCCTGATTGCATATAGTAATGCTGATTGGACTGGTTGCTCTGATACTAGACGTTCAGTTACTGGTTGGTGCATGTTCCTTGGTACTTCTCTCGTTTCCTGGAAAAGCAAGAAGCAAGACAGGGCGTCTAAGTCTTCTACGGAGTCTGAGTATCGTGCTATGTCTTCTCCATGCTCTGAAATTGTTTGGCTCCGTGGATTGTTAGGTGAGCTCGGGTTTCCTCAAAAAGGGTCTACACCGCTTCATGCCGACAACACTAGTGCAATTCAAATTGCGGCTAATCTAGTATTTCACGAGCGTACCAAACACATTGAAGTGGATTGTCACTCTATTCGTGAATCATATGATGCTCAGGTCATCTCTCTTCCGCATATCCCCACTGATCTCCAGATTGCGGATGTGTTTACTAAAGCTCTCTCCAAAAATCGTCATCACTTTCTTGTTGATAAATTGATGCTTGTTGATCAGCCAACATCAATTTGA
- the LOC113741978 gene encoding triacylglycerol lipase OBL1-like isoform X1: protein MANSEDDSNKPNSGNFRYLIVNPHNGGFPDLARFFMKKDKASGAKFLESSDEGVLEEELGGAAHGDDDDGETPDHRWVIFVSILVRKIIGIFRKPMEWTGYLVEFFLNFFTVNGSFLGLLYNILHGKIVLPNRGSETFISAIGHLDGRIYLHKSETITRAVGEPESLERVVEVETGSRTLMDLCIMASKLAYENELVVRNVVNLHWKMHFVDFYNCWNDFQKDNSTQVFILCDKPKDANLILVSFRGTEPFDADDWSTDFDYSWYEIPKLGKVHMGFLEALGLGNRVNASTFQENLGIMNKKSTNMNGIDVRTSASELSSSFGDSDSQGGSEQSFYSEQPAKVSKEKFFPQMGEKTAYYAVRSKLKDLLQEHKNAKFVVTGHSLGGALAILFPVVLVLHKEEEVLQRLLSVYTYGQPRVGNRQLGRFMEAHLDHPVPKYFRVVYCNDLVPRLPYDNKTFLYKHFGACLYYNSLYIEQKVDEEPNRNYFGIRFLIPEYLNAMWELTRSFLAGYAYGPEYKEGWVSTLARVVGLVIPGISAHSPLDYVNSVRLGRERIQMSSL from the exons ATGGCTAATAGCGAAGATGACAGCAACAAGCCcaattctggaaatttcagGTACTTGATTGTTAATCCTCACAACGGTGGATTCCCAGACCTAGCACGGTTCTTCATGAAGAAAGATAAAGCGAGCGGTGCAAAATTTCTGGAAAGTTCTGATGAAGGGGTTCTTGAGGAAGAGTTAGGTGGCGCTGCGCATGGCGATGATGACGACGGAGAAACCCCTGATCACAGATGGGTTATATTTGTGTCTATCTTAGTCAGAAAAATCATAGGCATTTTCAGGAAACCCATGGAATGGACTGGTTATCTCGTGGAGTTCTTCCTCAACTTTTTCACTGTCAATGGCAGCTTTCTCGGTTTGCTATACAACATCCTGCACG GAAAGATAGTGCTGCCAAATAGAGGCTCTGAGACTTTCATTAGTGCAATTGGGCATCTTGATGGACGCATATATCTGCACAAGAGCGAGACAATTACTAGAGCAGTTGGTGAACCTGAATCCCTGGAAAGAGTTGTTGAAGTAGAGACAGGAAGCAGGACTCTTATGGATCTATGCATTATGGCTTCCAAGTTAGCCTACGAGAATGAGTTGGTTGTCAGGAATGTTGTAAATCTTCATTGGAAG ATGCACTTCGTGGACTTCTATAACTGCTGGAATG ATTTCCAGAAGGATAACTCCACTCAAGTTTTCATTCTATGTGATAAACCAAAAGATGCAAACTTGATATTAGTCAGCTTCCGGGGAACAGAGCCATTTGATGCTGATGATTGGAGTACTGATTTTGACTATTCCTGGTATGAGATCCCCAAACTTGGAAAGGTACACATGGGGTTCTTAGAGGCTTTAGGTTTGGGAAACAGAGTTAATGCATCTACATTTCAAGAAAATCTAGGAATAATGAACAAAAAATCTACCAACATGAACGGTATTGATGTGAGAACCTCTGCTTCTGAATTATCTTCGTCATTTGGTGATTCTGATTCGCAAGGTGGATCAGAACAGTCCTTTTATTCTGAGCAGCCCGCAAAGGTAAGCAAGGAGAAATTCTTTCCTCAAATGGGAGAGAAGACTGCTTACTATGCTGTGAGAAGCAAGCTTAAGGACTTACTTCAAGAGcataaaaatgcaaaatttgtTGTCACTGGGCATAGCCTAGGAGGGGCCCTGGCTATACTATTCCCAGTTGTTCTAGTGCTGCATAAGGAAGAGGAGGTCTTGCAAAGGTTGCTGTCTGTGTACACATATGGACAGCCCAGGGTGGGGAACAGGCAATTGGGAAGGTTCATGGAAGCACATCTGGATCATCCAGTCCCCAAATACTTCAGGGTGGTCTACTGTAATGACCTTGTTCCAAGATTGCCATATGATAACAAAACCTTCCTGTACAAGCATTTTGGAGCGTGCCTGTATTACAACAGCCTCTACATCGAACAA AAAGTAGATGAGGAGCCAAACAGGAACTACTTTGGGATCAGATTTCTGATTCCAGAGTATTTGAACGCTATGTGGGAGCTAACTAGAAGCTTTCTGGCGGGTTATGCATATGGGCCAGAGTACAAGGAAGGTTGGGTATCCACACTGGCCAGGGTTGTCGGACTTGTCATCCCTGGCATTTCCGCTCACAGCCCACTGGACTATGTTAACTCTGTAAGACTCGGAAGGGAGAGAATCCAGATGTCGTCCTTATAG
- the LOC113741978 gene encoding triacylglycerol lipase OBL1-like isoform X2 — protein MGYICVYLSQKNHRHFQETHGMDWLSRGVLPQLFHCQWQLSRFAIQHPARQREPLLNFELPMLLLQEVLLLSVQLCSSLINADDKIGKIVLPNRGSETFISAIGHLDGRIYLHKSETITRAVGEPESLERVVEVETGSRTLMDLCIMASKLAYENELVVRNVVNLHWKMHFVDFYNCWNDFQKDNSTQVFILCDKPKDANLILVSFRGTEPFDADDWSTDFDYSWYEIPKLGKVHMGFLEALGLGNRVNASTFQENLGIMNKKSTNMNGIDVRTSASELSSSFGDSDSQGGSEQSFYSEQPAKVSKEKFFPQMGEKTAYYAVRSKLKDLLQEHKNAKFVVTGHSLGGALAILFPVVLVLHKEEEVLQRLLSVYTYGQPRVGNRQLGRFMEAHLDHPVPKYFRVVYCNDLVPRLPYDNKTFLYKHFGACLYYNSLYIEQKVDEEPNRNYFGIRFLIPEYLNAMWELTRSFLAGYAYGPEYKEGWVSTLARVVGLVIPGISAHSPLDYVNSVRLGRERIQMSSL, from the exons ATGGGTTATATTTGTGTCTATCTTAGTCAGAAAAATCATAGGCATTTTCAGGAAACCCATGGAATGGACTGGTTATCTCGTGGAGTTCTTCCTCAACTTTTTCACTGTCAATGGCAGCTTTCTCGGTTTGCTATACAACATCCTGCACG TCAAAGGGAACCGTTACTAAATTTTGAACTACCTATGTTGCTATTGCAAGAAGTGCTGCTATTATCTGTTCAGCTGTGTTCTTCACTAATCAATGCCGATGACAAAATAGGAAAGATAGTGCTGCCAAATAGAGGCTCTGAGACTTTCATTAGTGCAATTGGGCATCTTGATGGACGCATATATCTGCACAAGAGCGAGACAATTACTAGAGCAGTTGGTGAACCTGAATCCCTGGAAAGAGTTGTTGAAGTAGAGACAGGAAGCAGGACTCTTATGGATCTATGCATTATGGCTTCCAAGTTAGCCTACGAGAATGAGTTGGTTGTCAGGAATGTTGTAAATCTTCATTGGAAG ATGCACTTCGTGGACTTCTATAACTGCTGGAATG ATTTCCAGAAGGATAACTCCACTCAAGTTTTCATTCTATGTGATAAACCAAAAGATGCAAACTTGATATTAGTCAGCTTCCGGGGAACAGAGCCATTTGATGCTGATGATTGGAGTACTGATTTTGACTATTCCTGGTATGAGATCCCCAAACTTGGAAAGGTACACATGGGGTTCTTAGAGGCTTTAGGTTTGGGAAACAGAGTTAATGCATCTACATTTCAAGAAAATCTAGGAATAATGAACAAAAAATCTACCAACATGAACGGTATTGATGTGAGAACCTCTGCTTCTGAATTATCTTCGTCATTTGGTGATTCTGATTCGCAAGGTGGATCAGAACAGTCCTTTTATTCTGAGCAGCCCGCAAAGGTAAGCAAGGAGAAATTCTTTCCTCAAATGGGAGAGAAGACTGCTTACTATGCTGTGAGAAGCAAGCTTAAGGACTTACTTCAAGAGcataaaaatgcaaaatttgtTGTCACTGGGCATAGCCTAGGAGGGGCCCTGGCTATACTATTCCCAGTTGTTCTAGTGCTGCATAAGGAAGAGGAGGTCTTGCAAAGGTTGCTGTCTGTGTACACATATGGACAGCCCAGGGTGGGGAACAGGCAATTGGGAAGGTTCATGGAAGCACATCTGGATCATCCAGTCCCCAAATACTTCAGGGTGGTCTACTGTAATGACCTTGTTCCAAGATTGCCATATGATAACAAAACCTTCCTGTACAAGCATTTTGGAGCGTGCCTGTATTACAACAGCCTCTACATCGAACAA AAAGTAGATGAGGAGCCAAACAGGAACTACTTTGGGATCAGATTTCTGATTCCAGAGTATTTGAACGCTATGTGGGAGCTAACTAGAAGCTTTCTGGCGGGTTATGCATATGGGCCAGAGTACAAGGAAGGTTGGGTATCCACACTGGCCAGGGTTGTCGGACTTGTCATCCCTGGCATTTCCGCTCACAGCCCACTGGACTATGTTAACTCTGTAAGACTCGGAAGGGAGAGAATCCAGATGTCGTCCTTATAG
- the LOC113741770 gene encoding protein STRUBBELIG-RECEPTOR FAMILY 6, translated as MREVELAAAVALLGCILLLGPSFTNADTDPNDAGVLYDLYKSLNSPSQLTKWNPNGGDPCIENWKGITCSGSRVTEIKLSGLGLTGSMGFELDKLKSVTNFDISNNNLGNQLPFQLPQNVQQLNLAGNGFNGGLPYSVSQMTSLKYLNVSHNQFQGQLGDMFASLTSLSTLDFSFNVMSGDLPKSFSSCTSMTDMNLQNNQFTGTIDVLANLPLDNLNVENNHFSGWIPDQLKDINLQTGGNSWTSGPAPPPPPGTPPASRPNKNHKSGGNSKSDGGSSGSNSGISGGAVAGIVISILVVGAIVAFFIVKRRSRRPSKDIEKLDNQPFDPLVSHEVQEMKSIQPSSTTSTISFETPTSINLKPPPVDRNKSFDEDDTSMKPIIPPKKAVTTPIEAKQYSVADLQMATDSFSVENLIGEGSIGRVYRAEFDDGKVLAVKKIKSSVLPHAEDFLEIVAEISRLHHPNVTELVGYCSEHGQHLLVYEFHKNGSLNELLHLSDEYSKPLTWNSRVKIALGTARALEYLHEVCSPSVIHKNFKSANILLDMELNPHLSDCGLASLVHDIDQALNQNAGSGYGAPEVSMSGQYTIKSDVYSFGVVMLELLTGRQPFDSSRARSEQSLVRWATPQLHDIDALAKMVDPALKGLYPVKSLSRFADVIALCVQPEPEFRPPMSEVVQALVRLVQRANMSRRTLGNDQGSSVRSNNSDDQD; from the exons atGAGGGAGGTGGAGCTAGCTGCGGCGGTCGCGCTACTGGGCTGCATTCTGCTGTTGGGGCCAAGCTTCACCAATGCcgacacagatccaaatgatg CTGGTGTTCTTTACGACCTATACAAGAGTTTGAATTCTCCATCCCAACTGACCAAATGGAACCCAAATGGTGGTGATCCTTGTATAGAAAACTGGAAAGGCATTACTTGCTCTGGCTCAAGAGTCACAGAAAT AAAATTATCAGGTCTTGGGTTAACTGGGTCAATGGGTTTCGAGCTGGACAAGTTGAAATCTGTAACCAACTT TGATATAAGCAATAATAACCTTGGCAACCAGTTACCTTTCCAACTTCCGCAAAATGTGCAGCAACT AAATCTAGCTGGTAATGGATTCAATGGTGGCCTTCCCTACTCCGTCTCGCAGATGACCTCTCTTAAGTACCT AAATGTCAGTCACAACCAATTTCAGGGCCAGCTAGGTGATATGTTTGCATCTCTTACTAGCCTCTCCACTCT GGACTTCTCTTTTAATGTAATGTCAGGTGACCTTCCTAAAAGTTTCAGTTCATGCACCAGTATGACTGATAT GAATTTGCAGAACAATCAGTTTACGGGCACTATTGATGTCCTTGCAAATCTTCCTCTTGATAATTT GAATGTCGAGAACAACCATTTCAGTGGTTGGATCCCTGATCAGTTGAAAGACATAAATCTGCA AACTGGCGGTAATTCATGGACCTCGGGTCCTGCACCTCCTCCTCCACCTGGCACACCTCCTGCTAGCAGACCTAACAAAAATCACAAGTCTGGAGGCAATAGCAAGTCTGATGGTGGTAGTAGTGGGAGTAACTCTGGCATAAGTGGTGGAGCTGTTGCAGGAATTGTTATTTCCATTTTAGTTGTGGGAGCCATTGTAGCTTTCTTTATTGTGAAACGAAGATCAAGGAGGCCATCCAAAGATATAGAGAAGCTTGACAATCAACCTTTTGATCCACTTGTTTCGCATGAAGTACAAG AGATGAAGTCTATTCAACCTTCTTCCACAACTAGCACCATATCATTTGAAACTCCTACATCAATAAATCTCAAACCTCCACCTGTTGACCGCAACAAATCATTCGATGAGGATGATACCTCAATGAAACCCATTATCCCTCCTAAAAAAGCCGTTACAACTCCAATAGAGGCAAAACAATATTCAGTGGCTGACCTACAGATGGCTACAGATAGTTTCAGTGTCGAAAACCTAATTGGTGAGGGATCCATTGGACGTGTCTATCGAGCTGAATTTGATGATGGCAAG GTTCTAGCTGTGAAAAAGATAAAATCGTCTGTACTTCCCCATGCTGAAGATTTCCTGGAAATAGTTGCTGAGATATCACGCCTCCACCATCCAAATGTGACTGAGTTGGTGGGATACTGTTCAGAGCATGGACAGCACCTGCTAGTTTATGAGTTCCATAAAAACGGTTCGCTGAATGAGCTCTTGCATCTATCTGATGAATATAGCAAACCGCTAACATGGAATAGCCGGGTCAAGATTGCACTGGGGACTGCGCGTGCACTAGA GTATCTGCATGAAGTTTGTTCACCTTCAGTTattcataaaaattttaaatcggCTAATATTTTACTTGACATGGAACTTAATCCTCACCTTTCTGACTGCGGATTGGCAAGCCTTGTCCATGACATCGATCAG GCATTAAACCAAAATGCAGGGTCTGGATACGGTGCACCTGAGGTTTCCATGTCTGGTCAatataccatcaaaagtgatgTATACAGTTTCGGAGTGGTCATGTTGGAACTACTTACTGGACGTCAACCTTTCGATAG CTCCAGGGCAAGATCCGAACAATCGTTAGTTCGATGGGCAACCCCTCAACTCCATGACATCGATGCATTGGCTAAGATGGTTGATCCAGCACTCAAAGGGCTATATCCAGTTAAATCTCTTTCCCGGTTTGCTGATGTTATTGCTCTGTGTGTCCAG CCGGAGCCTGAGTTTCGACCGCCAATGTCAGAAGTGGTTCAAGCACTGGTGAGGTTAGTGCAACGTGCAAACATGAGCAGGAGAACACTTGGGAATGATCAGGGGTCCTCTGTACGATCAAATAACTCAGATGATCAAGACTAG
- the LOC113742309 gene encoding 26S proteasome regulatory subunit 7 homolog A, translating into MAPAASQDIEDEIKDEKNPRPLDEDDIALLKTYGLGPYSTSIKKAEKEIKEKAKVINDLCGIKESDTGLAAPSQWDLVSDKQMMQEEQPLQVARCTKIINPNTEDAKYVINVKQIAKFVVGLGDKVSPTDIEEGMRVGVDRNKYQIQIPLPPKIDPSVTMMTVEEKPDVTYNDVGGCKEQIEKMREVVELPMLHPEKFVKLGIDPPKGVLCYGPPGTGKTLLARAVANRTDACFIRVIGSELVQKYVGEGARMVRELFQMARSKKACIVFFDEVDAIGGARFDDGVGGDNEVQRTMLEIVNQLDGFDARGNIKVLMATNRPDTLDPALLRPGRLDRKVEFGLPDLESRTQIFKIHTRTMNCERDIRFELLARLCPNSTGADIRSVCTEAGMYAIRARRKTVTEKDFLDAVNKVIKGYQKFSATPKYMVYN; encoded by the exons GGATTGGGACCTTATTCTACAAGCATAAAGAAAGCTGAGAAGGAAATCAAGGAAAAGGCGAAAGTAATCAATGATTTGTGTG GTATCAAGGAATCTGATACTGGATTAGCTGCACCTAGCCAGTGGGATCTGGTTTCTGATAAGCAAATGATGCAGGAGGAGCAACCTCTTCAG GTAGCGAGATGTACCAAGATAATTAACCCGAATACTGAAGATGCAAAGTATGTTATAAACGTCAAGCAAATTGCAAAG TTTGTCGTTGGATTAGGTGACAAGGTTTCTCCAACAGACATTGAAGAAGGCATGCGAGTCGG TGTTGATCGGAATAAATACCAAATTCAGATTCCCTTGCCTCCAAAAATTGACCCAAGCGTTACCATGATGACGGTTGAGGAAAAGCCAGATGTTACATATAATGATGTTGGTGGATGTAAGGAGCAGATTGAAAAAATGCGAGAG GTTGTTGAACTGCCGATGCTTCACCCTGAGAAATTTGTTAAACTTGGGATTGACCCTCCCAAGGGTGTCCTCTGCTATGGTCCCCCTGGCACTGGTAAGACACTTTTAGCTAGGGCCGTAGCTAATCGAACTGATGCATGTTTTATTCGTGTTATTGGAAGTGAACTTGTCCAGAAATATGTTGGTGAGGGAGCTCGGATGGTTCGTGAACTATTTCAG ATGGCACGCTCTAAAAAAGCTTGCATTGTCTTTTTCGATGAAGTAGATGCTATTGGGGGTGCAAGGTTTGATGATGGCGTTGGTGGGGATAATGAGGTTCAGCGTACTATGCTTGAAATTGTGAATCAACTTGATGGATTCGATGCTCGTGGAAACATTAAGGTTCTGATGGCAACTAACAG ACCCGATACATTGGATCCAGCATTGCTGCGACCTGGACGGTTAGATCGCAAAGTTGAGTTTGGTTTGCCAGATTTGGAGAGTAGGACACAGATATTCAAGATACATACGCGCACTATGAATTGTGAAAGGGATATCCGGTTTGAACTTCTGGCTCGCCTCTGCCCGAATTCTACTG GGGCGGACATCAGAAGTGTGTGTACAGAGGCTGGAATGTATGCCATTCGAGCAAGGAGGAAGACAGTTACTGAGAAGGATTTTCTAGATGCCGTGAATAAAGTGATCAAGGGGTATCAGAAATTCAGTGCAACACCAAAGTATATGGTCTATAATTGA